A region from the Actinoplanes sp. OR16 genome encodes:
- the ureG gene encoding urease accessory protein UreG gives MHPELHEHGPDEVPHTHPEAGVDPHEPLAGGARALRIGIGGPVGSGKTALVAALCRALGSEIRLAVVTNDIYTTEDADFLLRNGVLPAERIRAVETGCCPHTAIRDDISANLDAVEDLEEKLGPLDLVLVESGGDNLTATFSKGLIDQQIFVVDVSGGDKVPRKGGPGVTTSDLLVINKTDLAPLVGADLSVMERDAGARRGDLPTVFLSLAEDKQATPVADWIRSLVAARV, from the coding sequence GGTTCCCCACACGCATCCCGAAGCGGGCGTCGACCCGCACGAGCCGCTGGCCGGCGGGGCGCGCGCGCTCCGCATCGGCATCGGCGGCCCGGTCGGCTCGGGCAAGACCGCACTGGTCGCCGCCCTCTGCCGGGCCCTCGGCTCGGAGATCCGGCTCGCGGTGGTGACGAACGACATCTACACCACCGAGGACGCGGACTTCCTGCTCCGCAACGGCGTCCTGCCGGCCGAGCGGATCCGCGCCGTCGAGACCGGCTGCTGCCCGCACACGGCCATCCGCGACGACATCTCGGCGAACCTCGACGCGGTCGAGGACCTCGAGGAGAAACTCGGCCCGCTCGATCTGGTCCTCGTCGAGAGCGGCGGCGACAACCTGACCGCCACCTTCAGCAAGGGCCTCATCGACCAGCAGATCTTCGTGGTCGACGTCTCCGGCGGCGACAAGGTCCCCCGCAAGGGCGGCCCCGGCGTCACCACCTCCGACCTGCTGGTCATCAACAAGACCGACCTGGCCCCCCTGGTCGGCGCCGACCTCTCCGTGATGGAACGCGACGCGGGAGCCCGCCGAGGCGACCTGCCGACCGTCTTCCTCTCCCTGGCCGAGGACAAACAGGCCACCCCGGTGGCCGACTGGATCCGCTCGCTGGTTGCCGCCCGTGTCTGA
- a CDS encoding urease accessory protein UreD encodes MRAEARVVAECDSRGRTRLTVLRGESPLLLRRTGPPGVTASPGVTVHLVGGAAGPLRGDELRLEIEVGSGAWLEFRSVAASLALPGRSFLPASRLTVTATVAAGGTLRYLPEPLIAAAGCDHIAVTRVDVAEGGSLLWRDDLVCGRHGEDSGDLRADTRISYAGATLYRHELAVGPAAPGWSGAAVLGDGRAVGTLVAAGPDLPPLGMAGPSAAVMPLAGPGVLATAVSADVREVARALDPLCHRATEFAAAG; translated from the coding sequence GTGCGAGCTGAGGCTCGGGTGGTCGCGGAGTGTGACAGCAGGGGACGGACCCGGCTGACCGTCCTGCGTGGCGAGTCGCCCCTGCTGCTGCGGCGCACCGGCCCGCCGGGCGTCACGGCGAGCCCCGGCGTGACGGTGCACCTCGTCGGCGGGGCGGCCGGGCCGCTGCGCGGGGACGAGCTGCGGCTGGAGATCGAGGTCGGCTCCGGCGCGTGGCTGGAGTTCCGCAGTGTGGCGGCCTCGCTCGCGCTGCCGGGGCGGTCGTTCCTGCCGGCGTCTCGGCTCACGGTCACGGCCACTGTCGCGGCCGGCGGCACCCTGCGCTACCTGCCGGAGCCCCTGATCGCGGCGGCCGGGTGCGACCACATCGCGGTGACCCGGGTCGACGTGGCCGAGGGCGGCTCGCTGCTCTGGCGTGACGACCTGGTGTGCGGCCGGCACGGCGAGGACTCCGGTGACCTGCGGGCGGACACGCGCATCTCGTATGCGGGCGCCACCCTGTACCGCCACGAACTCGCCGTCGGCCCGGCCGCCCCCGGCTGGTCCGGCGCTGCCGTACTCGGTGACGGCCGGGCCGTGGGCACCCTGGTCGCCGCCGGTCCGGACCTGCCGCCTCTCGGCATGGCGGGTCCGTCGGCGGCGGTGATGCCCCTGGCCGGCCCGGGCGTGCTGGCCACGGCGGTCAGCGCCGACGTCCGCGAGGTGGCCCGGGCCCTCGACCCGCTCTGCCACCGCGCCACCGAGTTCGCCGCGGCCGGCTGA
- a CDS encoding TetR/AcrR family transcriptional regulator — protein sequence MVRPGPKRALSEGDVLDAALGLLDADGPTAASIRRIAGVLGVSPNAVYTYFPDKAAIEQGLVERLLGELNRAHRDGVDWRDELEAVALGLRDRLTAHPGAVPLLLGGAMNGPEALLLGERLLDALHRGGLESGAAARGAYLVMVYVLGAIALEVADVPRTGALAPEADRIADRRAAMTHVPADVLPRTAEAAEVMAGWIGTEQYLWGLRRVLDGLQDAA from the coding sequence ATGGTCAGACCCGGTCCGAAGCGGGCGCTCAGCGAGGGTGACGTGCTCGACGCCGCGCTGGGGCTGCTGGACGCCGACGGGCCCACCGCGGCGTCGATCAGGCGTATCGCGGGGGTGCTCGGGGTGTCGCCGAACGCGGTCTACACGTACTTCCCGGACAAGGCCGCCATCGAGCAGGGACTGGTCGAACGGCTGCTGGGTGAGCTGAACCGGGCACATCGGGACGGCGTGGACTGGCGGGACGAGCTGGAGGCGGTCGCGCTCGGGTTGCGGGATCGGCTGACCGCGCATCCGGGTGCGGTGCCGCTGCTGCTCGGCGGGGCGATGAACGGTCCCGAGGCGTTACTGCTGGGGGAGCGGCTGCTGGACGCGCTCCACCGCGGCGGGCTTGAGTCCGGGGCGGCGGCGCGGGGGGCGTACCTCGTCATGGTCTATGTCCTCGGCGCGATAGCGCTCGAGGTCGCGGACGTCCCGCGAACCGGCGCCCTCGCACCGGAGGCCGACCGGATCGCGGACCGGCGGGCGGCGATGACCCATGTCCCGGCGGACGTCCTGCCCCGGACCGCCGAGGCGGCCGAGGTGATGGCCGGGTGGATCGGCACCGAGCAGTACCTCTGGGGCCTGCGCCGCGTCCTGGACGGCCTCCAGGACGCGGCCTGA
- a CDS encoding DUF4386 domain-containing protein — protein MTILHSAQRSTGILFLVAVAAFTVSSSVLAATFDWPDILREPAPYVLERFHEGGTTLIVTWFAVAWTYALLAVPVLLLPAALGRETDPVLRAATAIGAASVLLSLIGFLRWVFVVPPLAAAWAGGTGTEAAWTAQHQFGGALLGEHLGQVLAVVWSVTVSVIVLRDHRALGVAGLIASTLYLLNQGDVLATAIPGFPVWDAAGPVGSTAWGLWIAALGAVLLARGRKKRETAARAVSREGSSQAATAIGTP, from the coding sequence ATGACAATTCTGCACAGTGCACAGAGATCGACGGGAATCCTCTTCCTCGTGGCGGTGGCCGCCTTCACCGTGTCGTCGAGCGTGCTCGCGGCGACGTTCGACTGGCCGGACATCCTGCGCGAGCCCGCCCCGTACGTCCTGGAGCGCTTCCACGAGGGCGGCACCACCCTGATCGTCACGTGGTTCGCCGTGGCGTGGACGTACGCGCTGCTCGCCGTACCCGTCCTGCTCCTGCCGGCGGCCCTCGGCCGGGAGACCGACCCGGTTCTGCGCGCCGCCACCGCCATCGGCGCCGCGTCCGTCCTGCTCTCCCTGATCGGCTTCCTGCGCTGGGTGTTCGTCGTGCCCCCGCTCGCAGCGGCGTGGGCGGGCGGCACCGGCACCGAGGCGGCCTGGACCGCGCAGCATCAATTCGGCGGCGCGCTGCTCGGCGAGCATCTCGGCCAGGTGCTCGCCGTCGTCTGGTCGGTGACCGTCAGCGTCATCGTGCTCCGGGACCACCGGGCCCTCGGCGTGGCCGGGCTGATCGCCTCCACGCTCTACCTGCTCAACCAGGGTGACGTGCTGGCCACCGCGATCCCCGGATTCCCCGTCTGGGACGCCGCCGGGCCGGTCGGGAGCACCGCCTGGGGGCTGTGGATCGCCGCGCTGGGAGCGGTGCTGCTGGCTCGTGGCCGGAAGAAGCGGGAGACGGCCGCGAGGGCCGTCTCCCGCGAAGGGTCTTCTCAGGCCGCTACCGCGATCGGGACGCCGTGA
- a CDS encoding sigma-70 family RNA polymerase sigma factor: protein MTTTTELPATIGSTHDAPSARDIEDLIRENMPMVGHLVRELLNRVPGHVHADDLSSAGFAALLGAARSFDVTRGIPFHRFAAVRIRGALLDELRGQDWASRSVRARARKAATARQELTGALGRTPSDAEVAEVLGIGVSELASVEDDVQKASLLSLQGFPTGAAEEMVPETSEGPEDLLLKRERLGYLHQAIQALPERLRQVVQESFLQEQPLSEVAARLGVTESRISQLRTEALRLLREGLNSSLAPELLTVAAGGPRTRKGCLQRRRTEYFAKVAQQGSLHTRLALTDAHGVPIAVAA, encoded by the coding sequence GTGACCACCACGACCGAACTCCCCGCCACCATCGGCTCCACTCACGACGCGCCCTCGGCGCGCGATATCGAGGACCTGATCCGAGAGAACATGCCGATGGTTGGCCATCTGGTCCGGGAACTGCTCAACCGGGTACCCGGCCACGTCCACGCAGATGACCTCTCCTCAGCCGGGTTCGCGGCGCTGCTGGGAGCCGCCCGCTCCTTCGACGTGACACGCGGCATCCCCTTCCACCGCTTCGCCGCGGTCCGGATCCGTGGAGCGCTGCTGGACGAGCTGCGCGGCCAGGACTGGGCGAGCCGGTCGGTGCGGGCCCGTGCACGCAAAGCCGCCACCGCCCGCCAGGAGCTCACCGGAGCGCTGGGTCGTACGCCGAGCGACGCCGAGGTGGCCGAGGTGCTCGGCATCGGTGTCTCCGAGCTCGCCAGTGTCGAGGACGACGTGCAGAAGGCGTCGCTGCTCAGCCTGCAGGGCTTTCCGACGGGTGCGGCCGAGGAGATGGTGCCGGAGACGTCCGAAGGGCCGGAGGATCTGCTGCTGAAGAGGGAACGGCTGGGCTATCTGCACCAGGCCATCCAGGCGCTGCCCGAGCGGCTCCGCCAGGTCGTGCAGGAATCCTTCTTGCAAGAGCAACCGCTGAGCGAGGTGGCGGCCAGGCTCGGCGTCACCGAGTCCCGCATCTCTCAGCTGCGCACCGAGGCCCTGCGGCTGCTGCGTGAAGGCCTGAACAGCTCCCTCGCGCCGGAGTTGCTCACCGTGGCGGCGGGCGGTCCCCGCACCCGCAAGGGCTGCCTCCAGCGCCGCCGCACCGAGTATTTCGCGAAGGTCGCTCAACAGGGCAGCCTCCACACCCGCCTCGCGCTGACCGACGCTCACGGCGTCCCGATCGCGGTAGCGGCCTGA
- a CDS encoding serine/threonine-protein kinase: MSTTDLPGSGLLAGRYRLVERLGAGGMSVVWRGFDEVLGRQVAIKVLPPSTSTDPSFRRRLRAEAQAAARLTHPHITNVYDYGEATTVDGEPVPYVVMELVDGESLAAILARVRMLPWPTAVRISAEVAAALASAHARGIVHRDVTPANVMLTPAGSKVVDFGISALIGENDVDPDGSLLGTPAYLAPERLEGGQVSPATDVYAVGLLIYRMLIGQLPWDVGTTTALLRAHQYTEPEPLPPVEGLPPAVEALIGRCLEKRPEDRPPTAELAHVLAGISAGAPLVTSGFDATWQDGEDTFILPSGYPYAGMGPAAAAAVGPTDPSAVHPVVAQAVTEPSALPEARPPAADPPPLRPGARGPAAGSPPGRAADTRKRTYVRRGLLLAGSVALLSALTYGWTALGQPQNENAAGLGGAAPLPSVVPVSGTCVVSYAVWSDDKKKFKAQVTLANRADDPIDEWDLWFLMPGDQVVSGNGKTVLKQDGSGVTVSSVAALAAQKTTTMQISGRYVDNNAAPMLFMLNGQRCEAYVSGEPGEPSRPVEHLADGGVRFGDPATTPSAGISIDPGGNVHITPTVSVRPSTTKTPGIKPVPSGSTTTAPEPGTSTSQTTTDPEESESPPPPDPPSVSPSDPVVEPPSPSPSTSPPPEPGTGIDDPCDPEVPEECPEPVGSD; the protein is encoded by the coding sequence ATGAGCACGACGGACCTGCCCGGTTCGGGGCTGCTCGCCGGTCGATATCGACTGGTCGAGCGTCTCGGCGCCGGCGGGATGTCAGTGGTGTGGCGAGGGTTCGACGAGGTCCTGGGGCGTCAGGTCGCCATCAAGGTCCTGCCGCCCTCGACCAGCACCGACCCCTCGTTCCGGCGCAGGCTGCGAGCGGAGGCACAGGCAGCCGCCCGGCTGACGCACCCGCACATCACCAATGTGTACGACTACGGCGAGGCGACCACCGTCGACGGTGAGCCGGTCCCCTATGTCGTGATGGAGCTCGTCGACGGCGAGTCGCTCGCCGCGATCCTGGCCCGGGTCCGGATGCTGCCGTGGCCGACCGCCGTCCGGATCAGCGCCGAGGTCGCCGCCGCGCTGGCCTCCGCGCACGCGCGCGGCATCGTGCACCGGGACGTCACACCGGCCAACGTCATGCTGACCCCGGCCGGTTCCAAGGTCGTCGACTTCGGCATCTCCGCCCTGATCGGGGAGAACGACGTCGACCCGGACGGCAGCCTGCTCGGCACCCCGGCCTACCTCGCCCCCGAGCGGCTCGAGGGCGGCCAGGTCAGCCCGGCCACCGACGTCTACGCGGTCGGCCTGCTGATCTACCGCATGCTGATCGGCCAGCTTCCGTGGGACGTCGGCACCACGACCGCCCTGCTGCGCGCCCATCAGTACACCGAACCCGAGCCGCTGCCGCCCGTCGAAGGGCTTCCGCCGGCCGTCGAAGCGCTCATCGGCCGCTGCCTGGAGAAGCGTCCCGAGGACCGGCCGCCGACCGCCGAACTGGCGCACGTGCTCGCCGGCATCTCGGCCGGCGCGCCCCTGGTGACCTCCGGGTTCGACGCGACCTGGCAGGACGGCGAGGACACGTTCATCCTCCCGTCCGGCTACCCCTATGCGGGGATGGGCCCGGCCGCCGCGGCCGCCGTCGGCCCCACCGATCCGTCGGCGGTGCACCCGGTCGTCGCCCAGGCGGTCACCGAGCCGTCAGCGCTCCCGGAGGCCCGACCACCCGCTGCCGATCCGCCGCCACTGCGCCCCGGCGCGCGGGGCCCGGCAGCGGGCTCACCGCCCGGCAGGGCGGCGGACACCAGGAAGAGGACGTACGTCCGGCGCGGCCTGCTCCTCGCGGGTTCGGTGGCGCTGCTGAGCGCTCTGACGTACGGATGGACCGCTCTGGGCCAGCCTCAGAATGAGAACGCCGCGGGTCTCGGGGGAGCAGCGCCTCTGCCCAGCGTCGTCCCGGTGTCCGGCACCTGCGTGGTCAGTTACGCGGTCTGGTCCGACGACAAGAAGAAGTTCAAGGCTCAGGTCACCCTGGCGAACCGGGCGGATGACCCGATCGACGAATGGGACCTGTGGTTCCTCATGCCGGGCGACCAGGTCGTCTCCGGCAACGGCAAGACCGTGCTGAAGCAGGACGGCAGTGGGGTCACGGTCTCCTCGGTGGCAGCGCTGGCCGCGCAGAAGACGACGACGATGCAGATCAGCGGGCGCTACGTCGACAACAACGCGGCGCCGATGCTGTTCATGCTCAACGGGCAGCGGTGCGAGGCGTACGTGTCGGGCGAGCCCGGCGAGCCGTCCCGCCCGGTCGAGCACCTCGCCGACGGCGGGGTCCGGTTCGGTGACCCGGCGACCACCCCGTCGGCCGGGATCTCGATCGACCCCGGCGGCAACGTGCACATCACCCCGACCGTGTCGGTCCGGCCGTCGACCACCAAGACGCCGGGGATCAAGCCGGTGCCGAGCGGCAGCACCACCACCGCGCCCGAGCCCGGGACCAGCACCTCGCAGACCACCACCGATCCCGAGGAGTCGGAGTCCCCGCCGCCGCCGGACCCGCCGAGCGTCTCGCCCTCGGACCCGGTGGTCGAGCCGCCGAGCCCGTCGCCGTCCACGTCGCCGCCGCCGGAACCCGGTACGGGCATCGACGACCCCTGTGATCCCGAGGTTCCGGAGGAGTGCCCGGAGCCGGTTGGGTCAGACTGA